A part of Rhodamnia argentea isolate NSW1041297 chromosome 8, ASM2092103v1, whole genome shotgun sequence genomic DNA contains:
- the LOC115738227 gene encoding putative E3 ubiquitin-protein ligase LIN-1, translating to MASSLEELLAEEGFRGRRSMTRSRTVSSDTATVPIYPLRGQHRLDSSYGNRNKTQRTRSDASRYSFRSKLSKDDSIKVLRSRDNPRIRERVDGGSRKETPQKIEHSLSLLGDRISNASSSDIAGKEIVDDDVDSSERIKDIYLNEVRQMKLDKKHGSSSKTHLPGWTQPKNLNEKSNGSSLNGKSFEDSQNPRHVHGTLPEFVPALDEVAVQATISIVTGYSKRYLKDEGFRTTLHKNCFSCLNSIALEQYPNNENKVIANLKQAIDMVEKAAEECATAKDLKRASLQLSVVTGLNSNDLKDGFTCGIPNYHLSACAHLYLSVIYKLQKKDRASAKHLLQVYSDSPFQARTTLLPELWENLFYPHLSHLKLWHGQEADSLEDTPNKERRLKLLDKVYNEILDSGTYQFAVYYKDWLTEGFEAPSIPSINIPSLSIQEFQFNGSRGHSAELTKAVGPFYAQPMVSRKLYEDVFGSSSKPGLDDAEAGPDNCASSISSGGSSIEIKQTFTYSSETVKHMDRCSVESYTKNPQDEALEDGFPQIVGEGRGSREASVSSAEGNDGEGNNSSRSQQNVDGAQQIQCSSTNTIQVKFPLEESVSQENFQEQSFSSILKHLICPLTGKLFEDPVTLETGQTYERVAISKWFDQGNRTCPMTGKTLGCSSLPLTNIVIQRVIDGWTSEFSKIHINFACQKVVKSEGHEFEHKDTGAISMLEQLLMTSDKEARIANAGQLISLGGLEYLIQRFESGPTEERKNVLELMLCCIEADASCRNQIAEGISSKFLLDLLHSKQIQVRRNAVCLLIEIICLNRRKDFVPFLGNLPNEEMVNTMHVLLLYLQSAPDDAKPLVAILLLHFDLLVEPRKYSIYREEAVDAISLALDLSLNDENVRERCCKALLVFGGHFSFPQTLSPEHWILKQEGCSETYKAITFDNEQHGFLANDTCSFENEDLAHREWLKNLLGSLLGSRRRSFIDEISKCLSSRDSNMVRVCLITVAWLSSALSSLSDAEHQLSVFSALVPQLKEKLESGERMEHKILASFSLLNFCKTPECRVLLLTMSEEITSPLRSIANVSGTAKQLYALVCGDDM from the exons ATGGCATCATCCTTAGAGGAGCTTCTAGCAGAGGAAGGCTTTAGAGGAAGAAGATCAATGACAAGGTCAAGAACTGTCAGTTCAGATACGGCTACTGTGCCTATTTACCCTTTACGTGGTCAACACAGGTTGGATTCTTCATATGGAAATAGAAACAAGACACAGAGGACAAGGTCTGACGCATCAAGATACAGTTTCAGAAGTAAACTATCAAAAGACGATAGTATCAAGGTTCTGAGGTCAAGGGATAATCCACgaattagagagagagtggatgGAGGATCAAGAAAAGAAACTCCTCAGAAAATTGAACATTCCCTTAGTCTACTGGGGGATAGGATATCTAATGCCAGTTCTTCAGATATTGCTGGAAAAGAGATTGTTGACGATGATGTTGACAGTAGTGAGCGGATAAAAGATATATACCTTAACGAAGTGCGGCAGATGAAACTGGATAAGAAGCACGGTAGCAGTTCAAAGACGCATCTACCTGGGTGGACTCAGCCCAAAAATTTGAATGAAAAATCTAATGGAAGCTCATTAAATGGTAAAAGCTTTGAGGACAGTCAGAATCCAAGGCATGTTCATGGGACACTCCCTGAGTTTGTACCTGCGCTTGATGAGGTTGCTGTCCAAGCCACAATCTCCATCGTAACTGGATATAGCAAGCGTTATTTAAAGGACGAGGGTTTCCGTACAACCCTTCACAAGAATTGCTTCTCATGTCTCAATTCCATTGCCCTAGAACAATATCCTAATAATGAGAACAAGGTCATTGCCAATCTAAAGCAAGCAATTGATATGGTAGAAAAAGCTGCAGAGGAGTGTGCAACTGCAAAGGATTTGAAAAGAGCTTCATTGCAGCTCAGCGTTGTTACTGGCTTGAATTCTAATGACTTGAAGGATGGTTTCACTTGTGGGATCCCAAATTATCATTTGTCAGCTTGTGCTCACCTGTATTTGAGTGTGATATATAAGCTACAGAAGAAAGACAGAGCTTCAGCAAAGCATCTTTTGCAAGTTTATTCTGATTCACCTTTCCAAGCTCGGACCACTTTGCTACCTGAACTATGGGAAAATCTGTTCTATCCTCATCTTTCACATTTGAAGCTCTGGCATGGTCAGGAAGCTGATTCTCTTGAGGATACTCCAAACAAGGAAAGGAGATTGAAGCTTCTTGACAAAGTGTATAATGAAATTCTTGATTCAGGTACCTATCAGTTTGCAGTTTATTACAAGGATTGGCTCACGGAGGGCTTTGAAGCTCCATCTATTCCCTCCATCAACATTCCTTCATTGTCTATTCAGGAGTTCCAGTTTAATGGTTCACGCGGCCATTCTGCCGAGCTAACTAAAGCGGTTGGTCCTTTTTATGCTCAGCCAATGGTGAGTAGGAAATTGTATGAAGATGTATTTGGCAGCTCAAGTAAACCTGGACTGGATGATGCTGAAGCTGGACCAGACAACTGTGCTAGTTCTATAAGCTCTGGTGGTTCTAGTATTGAAATCAAACAGACATTCACATACTCCTCTGAGACAGTAAAACATATGGATCGATGTAGTGTGGAAAGTTACACCAAGAACCCCCAAGACGAAGCACTT GAAGATGGGTTTCCTCAGATAGTTGGGGAAGGAAGGGGCTCAAGAGAAGCTAGCGTTTCATCAGCAGAAGGCAATGATGGCGAAGGCAACAATTCTAGCAGAAGCCAACAAAATGTGGATGGTGCTCAACAAATTCAGTGTTCCTCCACCAAT ACAATCCAAGTGAAGTTCCCCTTAGAAG AGAGTGTAAGTCAAGAAAACTTTCAAGAACAGTCCTTCTCAAGCATTTTGAAGCACCTTATTTGTCCACTTACGGGAAAGTTGTTTGAAGACCCTGTGACCCTGGAGACTGGTCAAACATATGAACGAGTGGCAATCAGCAAATGGTTTGACCAGGGGAATAGAACTTGTCCAATGACAGGAAAAACTCTGGGATGCTCAAGTTTGCCTCTTACAAATATTGTCATTCAGCGTGTAATTGATGGTTGGACATCTGAATTCTCCAAAATTCATATCAATTTCGCCTGCCAAAAAGTGGTCAAAAGTGAAGGGCACGAGTTTGAGCACAAAGATACTGGAGCTATCTCTATGTTAGAGCAACTGCTCATGACTTCTGATAAGGAAGCACGAATTGCAAATGCTGGGCAACTTATATCTCTTGGAGGTTTGGAATATCTCATCCAAAGGTTTGAATCAGGACCaacagaagagagaaagaatgtCCTTGAACTCATGTTGTGTTGTATTGAAGCAGATGCAAGTTGCAGGAACCAGATAGCAGAAGGCATAAGTAGTAAATTCCTTCTTGATTTGCTGCACAGCAAGCAGATCCAAGTGAGAAGAAATGCTGTGTGCTTGCTGATTGAAATTATTTGTCTGAACAG GAGGAAGGATTTTGTGCCTTTCTTGGGTAACCTACCCAATGAAGAGATGGTCAACACAATGCATGTTCTGCTTTTGTATCTACAAAGTGCTCCAGATGATGCAAAACCTTTGGTTGCCATCCTTCTGCTGCACTTTGATCTACTG GTAGAACCTCGGAAGTACAGCATATACAGAGAAGAGGCTGTTGATGCAATTTCCTTGGCTCTTGATCTGAGcttaaatgatgaaaatgttcgAGAAAGGTGCTGCAAAGCACTTCTAGTTTTTGGGGGACACTTCTCATTTCCTCAAACGTTATCCCCAGAGCATTGGATTTTAAAGCAAGAAGGATGCAGTGAAACCTACAAAGCAATCACTTTTGACAATGAACAGCATGGATTTCTTGCCAACGATACTTGTTCCTTC GAAAATGAAGATTTGGCTCATCGAGAGTGGCTGAAAAACTTGTTAGGGTCACTTCTTGGCAGTAGAAGGAGATCATTTATAGATGAAATCTCGAAATGTTTGAGCTCAAGGGACTCGAATATGGTTCGAGTATGTCTTATCACTGTGGCATGGTTGAGTTCTGCTCTTTCTTCACTAAGTGATGCCGAACACCAGCTTTCAGTCTTTTCAGCACTTGTCCCTCAGCTGAAAGAGAAACTGGAAAGTGGTGAACGAATGGAACACAAGATTCTcgcttcattttctcttctcaatttctGCAAAACTCCAG AATGCAGGGTCCTACTGTTGACAATGTCCGAAGAGATCACATCTCCTCTGAGGAGCATTGCTAATGTTTCAGGGACAGCAAAGCAGCTATATGCCCTCGTTTGTGGGGATGATATGTGA